The nucleotide window TGAAACCAACATATTGGGCAGGCATTGCAGGGCTGAGCCAACGACCAAAGTCCTGAATCTCTCTTACCTTAAAACCTTGTTTAGACAACTCTTGCGCTGCACCAACACGAATCGAATTTCCAGAGAAATGATGGTTTTCTGGAAGTTGCAGTAAGTCGCTAGCTCTTCTCAATATCCGGTAAATGGAAGAATCATCTAAAGGCTGCAAACCAATATTCTCATGCTTGTCTATCGCACGAAATACTGGCAAGTTATCTTGTATACCAGCAAACGAAAGCCAACGTTGAAGTGCAACACTGGCTATTTGTGACAACTGATAAGCAGAATCTTTGACTGTTACTTTATAATGATCTTCGACGTACTCAACATCACTCATCGATAACGCCTTAAGTTCTGAGCGCTTTAAAGCACACTCGAACATCACATTATAAAGAGCGATGTCTCTGATCTCTTTCAAGTTTGCTTTCTCATGGGAGAGTAACGTATTTAAATCAGTGAGATGCACAGATGTCATAGCATTGGTTTGTTTGGCGTCACCGGCCATTT belongs to Vibrio cyclitrophicus and includes:
- a CDS encoding tyrosine-type recombinase/integrase; the protein is MRKKVPILTDPVIINSFVEKLNKHVTIEIIDELTGYQYSHNSLLGIYSDWNRYHAFCTRHRISTLPASITAVRRFLETESNARKYASLKRYTATLSMLHTVFGFANPIKHRQVRFTLLHLQSQMAGDAKQTNAMTSVHLTDLNTLLSHEKANLKEIRDIALYNVMFECALKRSELKALSMSDVEYVEDHYKVTVKDSAYQLSQIASVALQRWLSFAGIQDNLPVFRAIDKHENIGLQPLDDSSIYRILRRASDLLQLPENHHFSGNSIRVGAAQELSKQGFKVREIQDFGRWLSPAMPAQYVGFTGTAESEKLKFKALIPWQ